The window AACAACGAAATTCAGTTCAAGAATATCAGGTGATGATCCATTTAAAGATATGTTATTCATTTGCTCATTTCTTTCCTTGTACCATCAAAGGCTTCACCTATATGcctattataatttataaccGCTTGTTGTACAGCTATTGATTCCCAAAATTGAATTTGGTGATAtgattattagtatttgaCAGTGTGATTCCCCTCTCTGTAGTCTTACATTGGAAAGTTCTGTTGTACTTTTTAACAGGTTGCCCATGTTCCTGGTGcaatattatttgatattgatggcaTCTCAGATAAGACTACCAACGTAAGATGCTCTATTAGTGATGCTCCTCCCTGTGGTTTCATTCCATGCAAAATTTGATTGCTTTTGTTTAGTTTTCTTATTTGCCTTCGCTTCTGGTAAGCTTTGTGGATATATTACCTCTTTGTAACCTGCATAAGTTTATTTGGGTGCTCAAATAAGAcgattgaatttattttggtcatcatttgttttagttttctcATTGTGGTATTATAGCCAGTGTTTGCAGGGCCCATCCATGTGtctttaaaatttacatattaTTTCTATTGAACTTTgtctttaaaatttatttattatagatGTGCTAATTGTTTTCATGTGTCCGAGTACTCTAAAATTCTTTCGCTCCTTAATGTTGTATATAGTTGCCGCATATGTTGCCGTCAGAAGAAGCATTTGCTGCTGCTGTTTCTGCCCTTGGCATTGAGAATAAAGATAATATTGTTGTTTATGATGGGAAGGGAATTTTCAGTGCAGCTCGTGTTTGGTGGTAAGTTTGAAGTTTAATAGTATCATGTTTTCCATAAGCATATCAATCGAAGATGACATTAACAACATGGggtaaataatttttgtgtaCTTTTGTTCATTAACCAGGATGTTTCGTGTATTCGGACACGATAATATTTGGGTCTTGGACGGTGGCTTACCTAGATGGCGTGCTTTAGGGTTCGATGTTCAGTCAAACTCGTCAAATGATGCTATATTGAAAGCTAATGCTGCATATGAAGTGATAGAGGAAGTATACAAAGGACATAAGGTATGTCGTGTGCTGCCAACAATTACATAGTCCCTTTATTTACTATGGtcaattttctactttttgaTATTCCGTGTAAACTTTGTCCTTTGTTTGTACTATCAGGAATTGTACTAAGAAACACTTAATATTTTACAGGTACCAATTACGTTCCAAACGAAGTTTCAACCGCATCTGCTGTGGATGATGGAGCAGGCATGTTTTTTTACCTTCCATATCATCTTCTTCCAACCAAACTTCTATTGGAAATATGATGTCGatgcaaattatattatatctaTTAAAGCCAGAGTTCTTAAATGTGTGATGCCATTACTTGTATGTCAATGTGTGGGAAGTGAGCGTGTCTTTTTCATGTATATATGCAATTTTGTGAGCTACCACATTAGCTGTGAGATGGGATTGCGTCCCAGCAATTATAATTTCCTCAGGAAAGATTATATAATATTCTATTAAAATCAAGAGATTGTCTTATAAATACGTTGCCATTGTTGTCTCACCTCTACTGCAAAAGGTCTGATTGGGACTTCTAAGAAGGTggtgttttgtttttcagGTTCGTAAAAACATGGAGGAACAGACATATCAACATGTGGATGCTCGCTCAAAAGCTAGGTAGATCTCATAATTAGTCATTTCTTTTGCAATAATGTTTCTTAATTTCACTATAGAAACATTGCCGTATACATACATTTCTCATACCTCTGTGCGAAAGGTCACTTTTATCTGTTATTTGCACTATATAGTTCATGATATCATACTTCAACAAATATTCTACTATTGTAAATACATTCCCCTTGAATCCCAAGAACGAGCTTGCATATGAAACCCAAAATTCACAACCTCGTCtctgttttatattttacttctCATAGATTTGATGGTGTTGCACCGGAGCCACGGAAGGGGATAAGAAGTGGCCACATTACAGGGAGCAAATGTCTTCCCTTCCCCCAGGTAATAAGACTCTAAGCTCAGCTATGTGTTTTCATTTGTGATGTGAAAAGTTTAGCtgcaccttttttttattgttcccattccattttttttccttctgaATTGTGGTTTGCAAGTCTGTCTGCTACTCCTTGTTAAAAAAGAGGTACAAACATGATATTCGGGtaattttatgtgttttcatttcttaatcaatcATTAATCTTTAAATGATAATCTAGTTTTGAGCATATTTATGATGAAACGGTAACATTTCACTCGTAGTCAGAAATCAAGTCATAGAGACATCTCATCGGCTGTTTAAGCCATATAAGCATTCCGGCTTCCACCCCAGCTTAAATCAAGTCCAAAGTTCGCATTTtgtaaaatgagaaaaattgaaagttcatGTCAGTTCATGTGTAAAACCTGAATTATGTTAAAGCTCGTGTACTTCGGAACCGTTACCCCTTTAATCTATATCAATATGGAGTTCCCTTACAGGTGTTGGATGACTCTCAGATGCTCCTACCTGCAGATGAGCTGAAGAAGAAATTTGATCAAGAAGGTAAGAAATACCATCCTCCTGCATCCTTATTTGAACTCGTAATTGGTAAACCATTCTGTAGCTGGTGTgatgtttgaaattttttcacttttaaatcTTATTCGTTGTTATTTTTAACGTTATTTATATAAGCAACAGAGCTATGTCTAGATACCTGCAGTTGCTCGACAACACTTGACTGGGGCGCTTGATCTTTTACAGGGATCTCACTGGACCACCCCATTA is drawn from Salvia hispanica cultivar TCC Black 2014 chromosome 6, UniMelb_Shisp_WGS_1.0, whole genome shotgun sequence and contains these coding sequences:
- the LOC125197540 gene encoding thiosulfate/3-mercaptopyruvate sulfurtransferase 1, mitochondrial-like, with product MAFGVWRRALSSPCFLHSTYSLSTLLQKFQSSTFIFTKEQLTSCSVSSHFSYKAPGSVSRFMSTAAVASQSFRTMQSLSTNEPVVSADWLHVNLQEPDLKVLDASWYMPDEQRNSVQEYQVAHVPGAILFDIDGISDKTTNLPHMLPSEEAFAAAVSALGIENKDNIVVYDGKGIFSAARVWWMFRVFGHDNIWVLDGGLPRWRALGFDVQSNSSNDAILKANAAYEVIEEVYKGHKVPITFQTKFQPHLLWMMEQVRKNMEEQTYQHVDARSKARFDGVAPEPRKGIRSGHITGSKCLPFPQVLDDSQMLLPADELKKKFDQEGISLDHPIMLSCGTGVTACIVVLGLHRLGKTDVPVYDGSWTEWVVVEDTPGV